In one window of Mercurialis annua linkage group LG4, ddMerAnnu1.2, whole genome shotgun sequence DNA:
- the LOC126679578 gene encoding uncharacterized protein LOC126679578 isoform X1, whose protein sequence is MATSSLLTLLNPNLSTVPKMTVKPLAVLNNSNKMKVPYKLKNGQSRLFHKLPSGLNMEVIEQKCNYIDNPSEKPALVFVHGSYHAAWCWAEHWLPFFSSVGYDCYALSLLGQGESDGPVASVAGTLQTHAGDIADFIQEKFKLPPVLVGHSFGGLIIQYYIANIRNEKFSVLEMKKLFPDLAGAVLVCSVPPSGNSGLVWRYLFSKPIAAFKVTRSLAAKAFQTDLSLCKETFFTSTMEDHLVMRYQELMRESSRMPLFDLRKLNASLPVPSVPESSIEVLVIGARDDFIVDAEGLAETGRFYGVSPICVEGVAHDMMIDCLWDKGAKDILSWLSNNLRR, encoded by the exons ATGGCAACTTCTTCTCTTCTCACACTCCTCAACCCAAACCTCTCAACAGTCCCAAAAATGACTGTAAAGCCCCTGGCTGTCCTCAACAATTCCAATAAAATGAAGGTTCCCTACAAGTTAAAGAATGGGCAGAGCCGTCTTTTCCACAAGCTTCCTTCTGGACTGAACATGGAGGTGATCGAACAGAAGTGTAATTATATAGATAACCCAAGTGAAAAGCCAGCTCTAGTTTTTGTACATGGAAGCTATCATGCAGCTTGGTGCTGGGCTGAGCATTGGTTGCCCTTTTTTTCAAGCGTTGGCTACGATTGCTATGCTCTTAGCTTGTTGGGTCAG GGTGAGAGTGATGGTCCTGTTGCTTCTGTTGCTGGCACTCTACAG ACGCATGCAGGTGATATTGCTGACTTCATCCAGGAAAAATTTAAGCTGCCACCAGTATTGGTTGGACATTCATTTGGAGGCTTAATTATTCAGTACTACATAGCAAATATAAGAAATGAAAAATTTTCAG TTCTAGAAATGAAAAAGCTGTTCCCTGATCTTGCTGGAGCTGTGCTTGTCTGTTCTGTACCTCCTTCAGGCAATAG TGGGTTAGTGTGGCGATATCTCTTTTCGAAGCCTATTGCTGCTTTTAAG GTGACACGAAGCTTGGCAGCTAAAGCTTTTCAAACTGACCTGTCTCTTTGTAAAGAGACCTTTTTCACATCGACAATGGAGGATCATCTGGTGATGCG TTACCAAGAACTAATGAGAGAAAGTTCAAGAATGCCATTGTTTGATTTACGGAAGCTAAACGCGTCACTTCCGGTTCCTTCAGTGCCAGAATCTTCCATTGAAGTTCTCGTGATTGGTGCAAGGGACGACTTCATAGTG GATGCTGAAGGACTTGCTGAAACAGGAAGATTTTATGGCGTATCTCCGATCTGTGTGGAAGGGGTTGCCCATGATATGATGATAGACTGCTTATGGGATAAAGGCGCCAAAGACATCCTCTCGTGGTTAAGTAATAACTTAAGAAGATAG
- the LOC126679578 gene encoding uncharacterized protein LOC126679578 isoform X2 — protein MATSSLLTLLNPNLSTVPKMTVKPLAVLNNSNKMKVPYKLKNGQSRLFHKLPSGLNMEVIEQKCNYIDNPSEKPALVFVHGSYHAAWCWAEHWLPFFSSVGYDCYALSLLGQGESDGPVASVAGTLQTHAGDIADFIQEKFKLPPVLVGHSFGGLIIQYYIANIRNEKFSEMKKLFPDLAGAVLVCSVPPSGNSGLVWRYLFSKPIAAFKVTRSLAAKAFQTDLSLCKETFFTSTMEDHLVMRYQELMRESSRMPLFDLRKLNASLPVPSVPESSIEVLVIGARDDFIVDAEGLAETGRFYGVSPICVEGVAHDMMIDCLWDKGAKDILSWLSNNLRR, from the exons ATGGCAACTTCTTCTCTTCTCACACTCCTCAACCCAAACCTCTCAACAGTCCCAAAAATGACTGTAAAGCCCCTGGCTGTCCTCAACAATTCCAATAAAATGAAGGTTCCCTACAAGTTAAAGAATGGGCAGAGCCGTCTTTTCCACAAGCTTCCTTCTGGACTGAACATGGAGGTGATCGAACAGAAGTGTAATTATATAGATAACCCAAGTGAAAAGCCAGCTCTAGTTTTTGTACATGGAAGCTATCATGCAGCTTGGTGCTGGGCTGAGCATTGGTTGCCCTTTTTTTCAAGCGTTGGCTACGATTGCTATGCTCTTAGCTTGTTGGGTCAG GGTGAGAGTGATGGTCCTGTTGCTTCTGTTGCTGGCACTCTACAG ACGCATGCAGGTGATATTGCTGACTTCATCCAGGAAAAATTTAAGCTGCCACCAGTATTGGTTGGACATTCATTTGGAGGCTTAATTATTCAGTACTACATAGCAAATATAAGAAATGAAAAATTTTCAG AAATGAAAAAGCTGTTCCCTGATCTTGCTGGAGCTGTGCTTGTCTGTTCTGTACCTCCTTCAGGCAATAG TGGGTTAGTGTGGCGATATCTCTTTTCGAAGCCTATTGCTGCTTTTAAG GTGACACGAAGCTTGGCAGCTAAAGCTTTTCAAACTGACCTGTCTCTTTGTAAAGAGACCTTTTTCACATCGACAATGGAGGATCATCTGGTGATGCG TTACCAAGAACTAATGAGAGAAAGTTCAAGAATGCCATTGTTTGATTTACGGAAGCTAAACGCGTCACTTCCGGTTCCTTCAGTGCCAGAATCTTCCATTGAAGTTCTCGTGATTGGTGCAAGGGACGACTTCATAGTG GATGCTGAAGGACTTGCTGAAACAGGAAGATTTTATGGCGTATCTCCGATCTGTGTGGAAGGGGTTGCCCATGATATGATGATAGACTGCTTATGGGATAAAGGCGCCAAAGACATCCTCTCGTGGTTAAGTAATAACTTAAGAAGATAG